The genomic DNA TGAACATGTCATATTTGGCATGTATTTTTTCAAAATAATTTTATCGTCATCGACGTAGATTTCCAAAGCGTCTTTTTGTTCAATACCTAATGTGCGGCGCAATTCGATTGGAATTACAACGCGTCCGAGTTCATCGACCTTACGTACAATACCTGTTGATTTCATGAGATTAACTCCTTCCAATAAATAGATTTTCGTCAAGATTCGACATAATTCTCC from Sporosarcina sp. FSL K6-1522 includes the following:
- a CDS encoding AbrB/MazE/SpoVT family DNA-binding domain-containing protein — translated: MKSTGIVRKVDELGRVVIPIELRRTLGIEQKDALEIYVDDDKIILKKYMPNMTCSVTGDVSDDNLRLIDGKLILSPEGAKQLIKEIEENLQK